A single window of Ferrimonas balearica DSM 9799 DNA harbors:
- the deoD gene encoding purine-nucleoside phosphorylase, producing the protein MTPHINAPAGAFADTVLMPGDPLRAKYIAENFLEDAVQVCDVRNMLGYTGTYQGKRISVMGSGMGVPSISIYAKELITEYGVKNIIRIGSCGAISDNVKMMDVVLAMGASTDSGVNRTRFPGTDYAMIADFGLLSAAVNAAQKQGANYHVGNVYTSDLFYSPDESRYATMAKYGMLGVEMEAAGLYGVAAEFGAKALAMMTVTDHIVRGEHLTAEERQLTLNDMIKLTLEAAISID; encoded by the coding sequence ATGACCCCTCACATTAATGCTCCCGCTGGCGCCTTTGCCGACACCGTACTGATGCCGGGCGACCCGCTGCGCGCCAAGTACATCGCCGAGAACTTCCTGGAAGACGCCGTACAGGTGTGTGACGTGCGCAACATGCTGGGCTACACCGGCACCTACCAGGGCAAGCGCATCTCCGTAATGGGTTCCGGCATGGGCGTACCGTCCATCTCCATCTACGCCAAAGAACTGATCACCGAGTACGGCGTGAAGAACATCATCCGCATCGGTTCCTGCGGCGCCATCTCCGACAACGTGAAGATGATGGACGTGGTACTGGCCATGGGCGCTTCCACCGACTCCGGTGTGAACCGCACCCGTTTCCCGGGTACCGACTACGCCATGATCGCCGACTTCGGTCTGCTGTCTGCCGCGGTTAACGCTGCCCAGAAGCAGGGTGCCAACTACCACGTGGGTAACGTGTACACTTCCGACCTGTTCTACAGCCCGGACGAGTCCCGCTACGCCACCATGGCCAAGTACGGCATGCTGGGTGTCGAGATGGAAGCCGCCGGCCTGTACGGCGTTGCTGCTGAGTTCGGCGCCAAGGCACTGGCGATGATGACCGTAACCGACCACATCGTTCGCGGTGAGCACCTGACCGCTGAAGAGCGCCAGCTGACCCTGAACGACATGATCAAACTGACCCTCGAAGCCGCCATCTCCATCGACTGA
- a CDS encoding ABC transporter ATP-binding protein, producing the protein MEWAIEARGLTRRFGDFTAVDDVDLQVAPGTIYGFLGPNGCGKTTTIRMLTGLLTPSVGEATVLGLKLPQQAEALKRQIGYMTQKFSLYEDLTVLENLRFVARIYSLPYREGRRRIDQLLSIYGLTENANQRAGSMSGGQRQRLALAAAVIHQPRLLFLDEPTSAVDPENRREFWEQLFDLCDQGTSILVSTHYMDEAERCHRLAILERGQKRADGSPEGLMDNMGAKVVEVAAPDLRALKQQLVARPEVTSAAQLGARLRVLVSDQVNDPASWLRQLPELAGANAIEAVRPSLEDVFVTCTGGRGGASHAKS; encoded by the coding sequence CGCCGGGCACCATCTACGGCTTTCTCGGCCCCAACGGCTGCGGCAAAACCACCACCATCCGCATGCTGACCGGACTGCTGACCCCCAGCGTCGGTGAGGCCACGGTGCTGGGGCTGAAACTGCCGCAGCAGGCGGAAGCGCTGAAACGGCAGATTGGCTACATGACTCAGAAATTCTCCCTATACGAGGATTTGACGGTATTGGAGAACCTGCGTTTTGTGGCCCGGATCTACAGCCTGCCGTACCGGGAGGGGCGGCGCCGTATCGACCAACTGCTGTCCATCTATGGCCTGACGGAGAACGCCAACCAGCGCGCCGGCAGCATGAGTGGCGGACAGCGTCAGCGCCTGGCCCTGGCTGCCGCTGTGATTCATCAGCCGCGACTGCTGTTTCTCGATGAGCCCACCTCCGCGGTGGACCCGGAAAACCGTCGCGAGTTCTGGGAACAGCTGTTTGACCTGTGCGATCAGGGCACCAGCATCCTGGTTTCCACCCACTATATGGATGAAGCGGAGCGGTGCCATCGCCTGGCCATTCTCGAACGGGGCCAGAAACGGGCGGATGGCAGCCCGGAGGGGCTGATGGACAATATGGGCGCCAAAGTGGTGGAGGTGGCCGCGCCGGACCTGCGCGCACTGAAACAGCAACTGGTGGCCCGTCCCGAAGTGACTTCGGCGGCCCAGTTAGGGGCGCGGCTTCGGGTATTGGTGTCCGATCAGGTGAATGACCCCGCCAGCTGGCTTCGCCAGTTGCCGGAGTTGGCGGGCGCCAATGCCATTGAGGCGGTGCGGCCCAGTCTGGAGGATGTGTTTGTCACCTGCACCGGTGGCCGGGGAGGGGCGTCCCATGCAAAGTCTTAG
- a CDS encoding ABC transporter permease, which yields MQSLSRILAIVGKELTQLSRDRMTFGMVVMIPLIQLMLFGYAINTNIRQIPVAVVDQSNTALSRILVQTVSATQVVKFTEQFATVQEAEAAIKASTVRAALVIPEDLSQRLVRHQSVGLGSPPATDEETSRPVAHWLVDGSDTMIAGAIKGLRAMPLKELFRQPANRTVPTFEVTLFFNPEQRTAVNIVPGLVGVILTMTMIMFTSAAIVRERERGNMEMLINTPVRSIELMIGKIIPYVFIGFIQVGIILGLGHWVFHVPIGGSLASLAGITGLFIAASLSLGLVISTLASNQLQAMQMTVFVLLPSILLSGFMFPYEGMPKVAQQIAEVLPATHFMRAIRGVILRDATLADLQPDALWLAGFTVVGLVVASLRFKKRLD from the coding sequence ATGCAAAGTCTTAGTCGCATACTGGCGATCGTCGGCAAGGAGCTGACCCAGCTCAGCCGGGACCGGATGACCTTCGGCATGGTGGTGATGATTCCGCTGATCCAGCTGATGCTGTTCGGCTATGCCATCAACACCAACATCCGCCAGATCCCGGTGGCGGTGGTGGACCAAAGCAACACCGCGTTGTCCCGCATACTGGTGCAGACCGTCAGCGCCACCCAGGTGGTGAAGTTCACCGAGCAGTTCGCCACGGTGCAGGAGGCGGAAGCGGCCATTAAAGCCTCCACCGTGCGTGCCGCGCTGGTGATCCCGGAAGACCTGAGCCAACGCCTGGTGCGCCACCAGAGTGTGGGGTTGGGTTCGCCGCCCGCCACCGATGAAGAGACCAGCCGTCCGGTGGCGCACTGGCTGGTGGATGGCTCGGACACCATGATCGCCGGGGCGATCAAGGGACTCAGGGCGATGCCTCTGAAAGAGCTGTTCCGGCAACCGGCCAACCGCACCGTGCCCACCTTTGAAGTCACCCTGTTCTTTAACCCGGAGCAGCGCACCGCGGTCAATATCGTGCCGGGTCTGGTGGGGGTGATCCTCACCATGACCATGATCATGTTCACCTCCGCCGCCATCGTCCGTGAACGGGAGCGGGGCAATATGGAGATGCTGATCAACACGCCAGTGCGCTCCATCGAGTTGATGATCGGCAAGATCATCCCCTACGTCTTTATCGGCTTTATTCAGGTGGGCATCATCCTTGGGCTCGGCCACTGGGTGTTCCATGTGCCCATCGGCGGCTCACTGGCCAGCCTGGCGGGCATCACCGGACTGTTTATTGCCGCCAGCCTGTCGCTGGGGCTGGTGATCTCCACCCTGGCCAGCAATCAGTTGCAGGCGATGCAGATGACGGTGTTTGTGTTGCTGCCGTCGATTCTGCTGTCCGGCTTTATGTTCCCCTATGAGGGGATGCCCAAAGTGGCGCAGCAGATTGCGGAGGTGCTGCCTGCTACCCACTTTATGCGGGCCATCCGTGGGGTGATCCTGCGGGACGCGACGTTGGCGGATCTGCAACCGGATGCCCTGTGGCTGGCGGGCTTTACCGTGGTGGGCCTGGTGGTCGCCTCGCTGCGCTTTAAAAAACGACTGGATTGA
- a CDS encoding sigma-54-dependent transcriptional regulator: MDCILIIDDNPAIGEALSLLLELDGHRTRCCTTPEEALQLVEEEEVGLVIQDMNFSADTTSGEEGRTLFHALQAKAPGLPVILLTAWTDLAMAVELVKAGAADYLGKPWDDQKLRLTVNNLLELSRLRRQARAREYQQANRKRQLSQFDLCGILLHSPAMLDLLDTTTRVAASGLPVLITGPNGAGKERIADVLQANSPLKDRPYIKVNVGALPPELMEAELFGVEPGAFTGASKRRIGRFEAADGGTLFLDELGNLPLSGQVKLLRVLQTGEFERLGCHQTRRVSVRVISATNADLVAAIHAGTFREDLYYRLNGVQLALPPLAEREEEILPLAEHFLDGKASLSDAARQTLLAHPWPGNVRELENAIARAALLCRDAVITPADLALQAPPPPPPTSPSDLDAATITDALARHGGMVARAARSLGVSRQQLYRRMEKLAVSK; this comes from the coding sequence ATGGACTGCATCTTGATCATTGACGACAACCCGGCCATCGGCGAAGCGCTGTCGCTGCTGCTGGAACTGGACGGCCACCGCACCCGTTGCTGCACCACGCCAGAAGAGGCGCTGCAACTGGTGGAAGAGGAGGAGGTCGGGCTGGTGATCCAGGACATGAACTTCAGTGCCGACACCACCTCCGGCGAGGAGGGGCGCACGCTGTTTCACGCCCTGCAGGCCAAGGCGCCCGGATTGCCGGTGATCCTGCTGACCGCATGGACCGATCTGGCCATGGCGGTAGAACTGGTGAAGGCCGGCGCTGCCGACTACCTCGGCAAACCCTGGGATGACCAGAAGCTGCGCCTCACCGTCAACAACCTGCTGGAGCTGTCCCGCCTGCGCCGCCAGGCCCGGGCCCGGGAATACCAGCAGGCCAACCGAAAGCGCCAACTGAGCCAGTTCGACCTGTGCGGCATCCTGCTGCACAGCCCGGCAATGCTGGACCTGCTCGACACCACCACCCGCGTCGCCGCCTCCGGTCTGCCGGTGCTGATCACCGGCCCCAATGGGGCCGGCAAAGAGCGCATCGCCGATGTGCTCCAGGCCAACTCTCCCCTCAAGGATCGCCCCTACATCAAGGTGAACGTCGGCGCCCTGCCGCCGGAGCTGATGGAAGCGGAACTGTTTGGGGTGGAACCCGGCGCCTTTACCGGCGCCAGCAAACGCCGCATCGGCCGATTTGAAGCCGCCGATGGCGGCACCCTGTTTCTGGATGAACTGGGCAACCTGCCGCTGTCCGGTCAGGTGAAGCTGCTGCGGGTGCTGCAAACCGGGGAGTTCGAACGCCTCGGTTGCCACCAGACCCGCCGCGTGTCGGTGCGGGTGATCAGCGCCACCAACGCCGATCTGGTGGCTGCCATTCACGCTGGTACCTTCCGGGAAGATCTCTACTATCGCCTCAATGGGGTGCAGCTGGCGCTGCCACCACTGGCGGAGCGGGAAGAGGAGATCCTGCCGCTGGCCGAGCATTTCCTCGATGGCAAAGCGTCCCTCAGCGACGCCGCCCGCCAAACCCTGCTGGCCCACCCCTGGCCCGGCAATGTGCGGGAGCTGGAAAACGCCATCGCCCGGGCCGCCCTGCTCTGCCGCGATGCGGTGATCACCCCGGCGGATCTCGCCCTGCAGGCGCCGCCTCCGCCGCCGCCCACTTCCCCATCTGACCTCGACGCCGCCACCATCACCGACGCCCTGGCCCGCCATGGCGGCATGGTGGCCCGGGCCGCACGCAGTCTCGGGGTTTCGCGCCAGCAACTGTACCGGCGCATGGAGAAACTGGCGGTGAGCAAATGA
- a CDS encoding SDR family NAD(P)-dependent oxidoreductase, which yields MAKTILLTGATDGIGLATAKLLAAEGHHLLVHGRSASKLADTVATLTAIPGAGPVQVLQADLSRLEEVVAMARTVLVSGQALDVLINNAGVYSTPNPRTESGLDVRFVVNTLAPYLLAKKLAPLLGAEGRVVNLSSAAQASVDLAALRGEQFLSDSAAYAQSKLALTMWSRQWGLNRAANEPINIAVNPASLLGSKMVSDAFGVKGGDLNIGADILTRAALSEEFANASGQYFDNDSGRFAPPHPDALNAQICAEVVNTIESLLGDYLVE from the coding sequence ATGGCGAAAACCATTCTGCTGACCGGCGCCACCGACGGCATCGGCCTGGCCACCGCAAAACTGCTGGCCGCCGAAGGGCACCACCTGTTGGTGCATGGCCGCAGTGCCAGCAAACTGGCGGACACGGTGGCCACCCTGACCGCCATCCCCGGCGCAGGTCCGGTGCAGGTTCTGCAGGCGGATCTGTCGCGTCTGGAGGAGGTGGTGGCGATGGCGCGCACGGTGCTGGTCAGCGGACAGGCCCTGGATGTGCTGATCAATAACGCGGGGGTCTACAGCACCCCCAACCCCCGAACCGAGTCCGGTCTCGATGTGCGCTTTGTGGTGAACACCCTGGCGCCTTACCTGCTGGCAAAGAAGCTAGCTCCCTTGCTGGGCGCTGAGGGCAGGGTGGTGAACCTCTCCTCCGCCGCCCAGGCCAGCGTGGACCTGGCAGCACTGCGGGGGGAACAGTTTCTGTCTGACAGCGCCGCCTACGCCCAGAGCAAACTGGCGTTGACCATGTGGTCACGGCAGTGGGGCTTAAACCGCGCCGCCAACGAGCCGATCAACATCGCGGTAAACCCCGCTTCGTTGCTGGGCAGCAAGATGGTGAGCGACGCCTTTGGCGTAAAAGGCGGTGACCTCAACATCGGCGCCGACATCCTGACCCGCGCCGCCCTGTCGGAGGAGTTTGCCAACGCCTCAGGCCAGTACTTCGATAATGACAGCGGCCGCTTTGCCCCACCGCACCCGGATGCCCTCAATGCTCAAATCTGTGCCGAGGTGGTAAATACCATCGAATCATTGTTGGGTGACTATCTGGTCGAGTAA
- a CDS encoding Type 1 glutamine amidotransferase-like domain-containing protein: MIALISQPDSPAAQAALRQVLSGMTRPRIGYIAAEPDPQWHYFEPVRAMYRRLGAGEVHYLELEQRFDADTAQRVLECDLIHLSGGNTYRFLAGLQARNLLLPLKRHGESGRALVGVSAGAMVLTPSIDTASLCGDPNSVELDDTQGANLLPFLFLPHAQPQLKTAAAALARHHCYPVAMCDDHSALVIQGSEVLPLGQPEWLAAPLQSA, translated from the coding sequence ATGATCGCCTTGATCAGCCAGCCGGACTCCCCGGCCGCCCAGGCCGCATTGCGCCAGGTGCTCAGTGGCATGACGCGTCCCCGCATCGGCTATATTGCGGCAGAGCCCGACCCCCAATGGCACTACTTTGAACCGGTTCGGGCGATGTACCGCCGGCTCGGCGCGGGCGAGGTCCACTACCTGGAGCTGGAGCAGCGCTTCGATGCCGACACCGCCCAGCGGGTGCTGGAGTGCGACCTGATTCACCTCAGCGGCGGCAACACCTACCGCTTTCTGGCGGGGTTGCAGGCCCGAAACCTGTTGTTGCCCCTTAAGCGTCATGGCGAGTCGGGCAGGGCACTGGTGGGCGTCAGTGCGGGTGCCATGGTGTTAACCCCCAGCATCGATACCGCCTCACTGTGCGGCGACCCCAATTCGGTGGAACTGGACGACACCCAGGGCGCCAACCTGCTGCCTTTTCTGTTCCTGCCCCACGCCCAGCCGCAGCTGAAAACCGCGGCGGCGGCCCTGGCCCGCCATCACTGCTACCCGGTGGCCATGTGCGATGACCACAGCGCGCTGGTGATTCAGGGCAGTGAGGTGTTGCCGCTGGGCCAGCCCGAGTGGCTGGCAGCCCCGCTGCAAAGTGCCTGA
- a CDS encoding NupC/NupG family nucleoside CNT transporter: MEVFISLLGMATLIGIALLFSENRRAVSVRTVAGALAFQIAFGAFVMFVPAGQSVLQAASNGVNNVIGYANAGLSFLMGDLANFKVGFIFLLHVLGPLVFVCALISVLYYLGLMQKIIGGIGGVLRAILGTSRAESLSATANIFVGPIEAPSLVRPFVNRMTRSELFAVMTGGLASVAGGTMIGYISLGIDPKYILTACFMTAPAGLLFAKLMCPETEKAEEDLNKVIDEVEDKPANVLDAAAAGASMGMQQVIQVGALLLAFVALIALINGMLSGIAAFFGYGNADLQAAFDALQATAANLPAFDGFAVALAQATEQNAAEIGQWITAIDRSVLIENLSSLNLGDNNAAAVQAVMTAAEAKLQLQSILGVLLAPLAWVMGVPWSEAQVAASFIGQKLAINEFVAYVDFMSVADTLSPKTQIIVTFALCGFANFGSLAMVIGGLVAMAPQRRQVLGQIGPRCLLAAALANLMSGTIAGLLFTFQ; encoded by the coding sequence ATGGAAGTTTTCATCAGTTTGCTGGGCATGGCGACCCTGATCGGTATTGCCCTGCTGTTCTCTGAAAACCGGCGTGCGGTTTCCGTCCGCACCGTAGCGGGCGCACTGGCGTTCCAGATCGCCTTTGGCGCGTTCGTGATGTTCGTGCCGGCAGGCCAAAGCGTCCTGCAGGCCGCCTCCAATGGCGTCAACAACGTGATTGGCTACGCTAACGCCGGTCTGAGCTTCCTGATGGGTGACCTGGCCAACTTTAAGGTCGGCTTCATCTTCCTGCTGCACGTATTGGGTCCGCTGGTGTTTGTCTGCGCCCTGATCTCCGTGCTCTATTACCTCGGCCTGATGCAGAAGATCATCGGCGGCATCGGTGGCGTCCTGCGCGCCATCCTGGGCACCTCCCGCGCTGAGTCTCTGTCTGCCACCGCCAACATCTTTGTCGGCCCGATTGAGGCGCCCTCCCTGGTGCGTCCTTTCGTTAACCGCATGACCCGCTCCGAGCTGTTCGCCGTGATGACCGGTGGTCTGGCGTCCGTGGCTGGCGGCACCATGATTGGCTACATCTCTCTGGGCATCGACCCCAAGTACATTCTCACCGCCTGCTTTATGACCGCCCCGGCTGGCCTGCTGTTTGCCAAGCTGATGTGCCCGGAAACCGAGAAAGCGGAAGAGGACCTGAACAAGGTCATCGACGAAGTGGAAGACAAGCCCGCTAACGTACTGGACGCTGCGGCAGCCGGTGCCAGCATGGGCATGCAGCAGGTGATCCAGGTGGGTGCACTGCTGCTGGCTTTTGTTGCCCTGATCGCCCTGATCAACGGCATGCTGTCCGGCATTGCGGCCTTCTTCGGCTACGGTAACGCCGACCTGCAAGCGGCTTTCGACGCTCTGCAGGCCACTGCCGCCAACCTGCCGGCCTTTGATGGCTTTGCGGTTGCACTGGCCCAGGCCACCGAGCAGAACGCTGCCGAGATCGGCCAGTGGATCACCGCCATCGACCGCAGCGTACTGATTGAGAACCTGAGCAGTCTGAACCTGGGCGACAACAACGCCGCCGCCGTTCAGGCCGTGATGACCGCTGCCGAAGCCAAGCTGCAACTGCAATCCATCCTCGGTGTGCTGCTGGCACCGCTGGCCTGGGTGATGGGTGTGCCGTGGTCTGAAGCGCAGGTGGCGGCTTCCTTTATCGGCCAGAAACTGGCGATCAACGAATTCGTGGCTTACGTCGACTTTATGTCTGTCGCTGACACCCTGAGCCCGAAAACCCAAATCATCGTTACCTTTGCCCTGTGTGGTTTTGCCAACTTTGGCTCCCTGGCAATGGTGATCGGTGGCCTGGTGGCGATGGCGCCCCAGCGTCGCCAAGTTCTTGGCCAAATCGGCCCGCGCTGCCTGCTGGCCGCGGCCCTGGCTAACCTGATGAGCGGCACCATTGCGGGCCTGCTGTTTACCTTCCAATAA
- a CDS encoding sensor histidine kinase has protein sequence MSLRALLLLWAALSSLIAALLAIGLPRLLPGYSEWSTTAQLLTLVLVLLPLMLLLVYRLSRPLRQGLAALEAGILNFADGDFSTTLPPRGSPETRTLAEQYNAMAIKLRQERFTLHQRELILDKVLQNSPMLVLLTDARGRIVLANRETEQFFGQTGLEGQNLSELLAPYDNHTRALFDATTDGLYPLHSDQQADTYYLVQGQFHLHGQPHRLILARQLTRELARQEAAAWKKVIRVISHELNNSLAPISSMSHSGRALLPEQSDPRLHRVFSAIEERCQSLNRFIQGYATFAKLPTPQPQLVSWHAFIEGLRAQYPFVLQGDLPALSGWFDASQLERAMVNLLKNAHESGSDADAITLSVETLESGVSLRVSDRGQGMSQATLNQALIPFYSTKRQGTGLGLALCREIAEAHGGQMQLQNRPDGGVSVSLWLPEGLASEAAGAAEKLKRG, from the coding sequence ATGAGCCTGCGCGCCCTGTTGTTGCTGTGGGCCGCGCTGTCATCACTCATCGCCGCCCTGCTGGCTATCGGCCTGCCCCGCCTGTTGCCCGGCTACAGCGAGTGGTCGACCACGGCCCAGTTGCTCACCCTGGTGTTGGTGCTGCTGCCGCTGATGTTGCTGCTGGTGTACCGGCTCAGTCGACCGCTGCGCCAGGGGCTGGCCGCGCTGGAAGCGGGCATCCTGAATTTCGCTGACGGCGATTTCAGCACCACCCTGCCCCCTCGAGGCTCGCCCGAGACCCGAACTTTGGCAGAGCAGTACAACGCCATGGCGATCAAGCTGCGGCAGGAGCGATTTACCCTGCACCAGCGGGAGCTGATCCTCGACAAGGTACTGCAGAACTCGCCGATGCTGGTGCTGCTGACGGACGCCCGGGGCCGCATCGTACTGGCCAATCGGGAGACGGAGCAGTTCTTCGGCCAGACCGGACTGGAGGGCCAGAACCTCAGCGAACTCCTCGCCCCCTACGACAACCACACCCGTGCGCTGTTTGACGCCACCACCGATGGCCTCTACCCCCTCCATTCCGATCAGCAGGCCGACACCTATTACCTGGTGCAGGGGCAGTTCCACCTCCATGGCCAGCCCCACCGCCTGATACTGGCGCGCCAACTGACCCGGGAACTGGCCCGGCAGGAAGCGGCAGCGTGGAAGAAGGTGATCCGGGTGATCAGCCACGAGCTCAACAACAGCCTGGCGCCCATCAGCTCCATGAGCCACAGTGGCCGCGCCCTGCTGCCGGAACAGTCCGACCCGCGCCTGCATCGGGTGTTCAGCGCCATCGAGGAGCGTTGCCAAAGCCTCAACCGCTTTATCCAGGGCTACGCCACCTTTGCCAAACTGCCCACGCCGCAGCCGCAGTTGGTCAGCTGGCACGCCTTTATCGAGGGGCTGCGGGCCCAGTACCCCTTTGTGCTGCAAGGCGACCTGCCCGCACTGTCCGGCTGGTTTGATGCCAGCCAACTGGAACGGGCCATGGTTAACCTGCTGAAGAACGCCCACGAGAGCGGCAGTGACGCCGACGCCATCACCCTGTCCGTGGAAACGCTGGAATCCGGCGTCAGCCTGCGCGTCAGTGACCGTGGTCAGGGCATGAGCCAGGCCACCCTTAACCAGGCCCTGATCCCCTTCTACTCCACCAAACGCCAGGGCACCGGACTGGGCCTCGCCCTCTGCCGCGAAATCGCCGAAGCCCACGGCGGCCAGATGCAGCTACAAAACCGCCCCGACGGTGGCGTCAGCGTCAGCCTGTGGTTGCCGGAAGGGTTGGCGAGTGAAGCGGCAGGAGCGGCGGAGAAATTAAAGCGAGGGTAA
- the catB gene encoding type B chloramphenicol O-acetyltransferase yields the protein MNNYFESPFAGKPLAEQVSNPNIDVGAHSYYSGYYHGHPFEHCVRYLVPDRTDVDRLIIGRYCSIGTGAVFVMAGNQGHRMDWITTFPFFYQDNPAFADANDAWQPAGDTVLGNDVWVGSEAMILPGVKVGHGAVIAARAVVTKDVPPYAIVAGNPARLIRHRFDDAAQAKLLEMAWWDWPEAQLAAAMSRLCSGDIDGLYQHWLAQGEKSQK from the coding sequence ATGAACAACTACTTTGAATCCCCCTTTGCCGGCAAACCGCTGGCGGAGCAGGTCAGCAACCCCAATATCGACGTGGGGGCGCACAGCTACTATTCCGGTTACTACCACGGTCACCCCTTTGAGCACTGTGTGCGCTATCTGGTGCCGGACCGCACCGACGTCGACCGCCTGATCATCGGGCGTTACTGCTCCATCGGCACCGGCGCGGTGTTTGTGATGGCGGGCAACCAGGGCCACCGCATGGACTGGATCACCACCTTTCCCTTCTTCTATCAGGACAATCCGGCGTTTGCCGATGCCAACGACGCCTGGCAACCGGCCGGGGACACCGTGTTGGGCAACGACGTCTGGGTTGGCAGTGAAGCGATGATTCTGCCGGGGGTTAAGGTCGGCCACGGGGCGGTGATTGCGGCCCGTGCAGTGGTCACCAAGGATGTGCCGCCCTATGCCATTGTGGCGGGCAATCCGGCGCGTCTGATTCGCCACCGGTTTGATGATGCCGCCCAGGCCAAACTGCTGGAGATGGCCTGGTGGGACTGGCCGGAGGCGCAATTGGCCGCCGCAATGTCACGGTTGTGCAGCGGTGACATTGATGGCTTGTATCAGCACTGGTTGGCGCAAGGTGAAAAAAGCCAGAAATAG